One window of Bos indicus isolate NIAB-ARS_2022 breed Sahiwal x Tharparkar chromosome 18, NIAB-ARS_B.indTharparkar_mat_pri_1.0, whole genome shotgun sequence genomic DNA carries:
- the BAX gene encoding apoptosis regulator BAX isoform X1, which produces MDGSGEQPRGGGPTSSEQIMKTGALLLQGFIQDRAGRMGGETPELGLEQVPQDASTKKLSECLKRIGDELDSNMELQRMIAAVDTDSPREVFFRVAAEMFSDGNFNWGRVVALFYFASKLVLKALCTKVPELIRTIMGWTLDFLRERLLGWIQDQGGWDGLLSYFGTPTWQTVTIFVAGVLTASLTIWKKMG; this is translated from the exons ATGGACGGGTCCGGGGAGCAACCCAGAGGCGGGG GGCCCACCAGCTCTGAGCAGATCATGAAGACAGGGGCCCTTTTGCTTCAGGG TTTCATCCAGGATCGAGCAGGGCGAATGGGGGGAGAGACACCCGAGCTGGGCTTGGAGCAGGTGCCCCAGGATGCATCCACCAAGAAGCTGAGCGAGTGTCTGAAGCGCATCGGAGATGAATTGGACAGTAACATGGAGCTGCAGAG GATGATCGCAGCTGTGGACACAGACTCTCCCCGAGAGGTCTTTTTCCGAGTGGCGGCTGAAATGTTTTCTGACGGCAACTTCAACTGGGGCCGGGTTGTCGCCCTTTTCTACTTTGCCAGCAAACTGGTGCTCAAG GCCCTGTGCACCAAGGTGCCCGAGTTGATCAGGACCATCATGGGCTGGACATTGGACTTCCTTCGAGAGCGGCTGCTGGGCTGGATCCAGGACCAGGGTGGTTGG GACGGCCTCCTCTCCTACTTTGGGACACCCACATGGCAGACAGTGACCATCTTTGTGGCTGGAGTGCTCACCGCCTCGCTCACCATCTGGAAGAAGATGGGCTGA
- the BAX gene encoding apoptosis regulator BAX isoform X2 gives MGGETPELGLEQVPQDASTKKLSECLKRIGDELDSNMELQRMIAAVDTDSPREVFFRVAAEMFSDGNFNWGRVVALFYFASKLVLKALCTKVPELIRTIMGWTLDFLRERLLGWIQDQGGWDGLLSYFGTPTWQTVTIFVAGVLTASLTIWKKMG, from the exons ATGGGGGGAGAGACACCCGAGCTGGGCTTGGAGCAGGTGCCCCAGGATGCATCCACCAAGAAGCTGAGCGAGTGTCTGAAGCGCATCGGAGATGAATTGGACAGTAACATGGAGCTGCAGAG GATGATCGCAGCTGTGGACACAGACTCTCCCCGAGAGGTCTTTTTCCGAGTGGCGGCTGAAATGTTTTCTGACGGCAACTTCAACTGGGGCCGGGTTGTCGCCCTTTTCTACTTTGCCAGCAAACTGGTGCTCAAG GCCCTGTGCACCAAGGTGCCCGAGTTGATCAGGACCATCATGGGCTGGACATTGGACTTCCTTCGAGAGCGGCTGCTGGGCTGGATCCAGGACCAGGGTGGTTGG GACGGCCTCCTCTCCTACTTTGGGACACCCACATGGCAGACAGTGACCATCTTTGTGGCTGGAGTGCTCACCGCCTCGCTCACCATCTGGAAGAAGATGGGCTGA
- the FTL gene encoding ferritin light chain: protein MSSQIRQNYSTEVEAAVNRLVNMQLRASYTYLSLGFYFDRDDVALEGVGHFFRELAKEKREGAERLLKLQNQRGGRALFLDVQKPSQDEWGKTQDAMEAALLVEKNLNQALLDLHGLASARGDPHICDFLENHFLDEEVKLIKKMGDHLTNLRRLAGPQAGLGEYLFERLTLKHD, encoded by the exons ATGAGCTCCCAGATTCGTCAGAATTATTCTACCGAGGTGGAGGCCGCCGTCAACCGCCTGGTTAACATGCAACTGCGGGCCTCCTACACCTACCTCTCTCTG GGCTTCTATTTCGACCGCGACGATGTGGCCCTGGAGGGTGTGGGTCACTTTTTTCGCGAATTGGCCAAGGAGAAGCGCGAGGGCGCGGAGCGTCTCTTGAAACTGCAAAACCAGCGTGGCGGCCGCGCCCTCTTCCTGGACGTGCAG AAGCCATCTCAAGATGAGTGGGGTAAAACCCAGGACGCTATGGAGGCCGCCCTTCTCGTAGAGAAGAACCTGAATCAAGCCCTGTTGGATCTGCATGGCCTGGCTTCTGCCCGCGGAGACCCCCAC ATCTGTGACTTCCTGGAGAACCACTTCCTAGATGAGGAAGTGAAACTCATCAAGAAGATGGGTGACCATCTGACCAACCTCCGCAGGCTGGCTGGTCCCCAGGCTGGGTTGGGCGAGTATCTCTTCGAAAGGCTCACCCTCAAGCACGACTAG
- the GYS1 gene encoding glycogen [starch] synthase, muscle — protein sequence MPLNRTLSMSSLPGLEDWEDEFDLENTVLFEVAWEVANKVGGIYTVLQTKAKVTGDEWGDNYYLVGPYTEQGVRTQVELLEPPTPALKRTLDSMNSKGCKVYFGRWLIEGGPLVVLLDVGASAWALERWKGELWDTCNIGVPWYDREANDAVLFGFLTTWFLGEFLAQSEEKPHVVAHFHEWLAGVGLCLCRARRLPVATIFTTHATLLGRYLCAGAVDFYNNLENFNVDKEAGERQIYHRYCMERAAAHCAHVFTTVSQITAIEAQHLLKRKPDIVTPNGLNVKKFSAMHEFQNLHAQSKARIQEFVRGHFYGHLDFNLDKTLYFFIAGRYEFSNKGADVFLEALARLNYLLRVNGSEQTVVAFFIMPARTNNFNVETLKGQAVRKQLWDTANTVKEKFGRKLYESLLVGSLPDMNKMLDKEDFTMMKRAIFATQRQSFPPVCTHNMLDDSSDPILTTIRRIGLFNSSADRVKVIFHPEFLSSTSPLLPVDYEEFVRGCHLGVFPSYYEPWGYTPAECTVMGIPSVSTNLSGFGCFMEEHIADPSAYGIYILDRRFRSLDDSCSQLTSFLYSFCQQSRRQRIIQRNRTERLSDLLDWKYLGRYYMSARHMALAKAFPEYFTYEPHEADATQGYRYPRPASVPPSPSLSRHSSPHQSEDEEEPRDLPPDEDDERYDEDEEAAKDRRNIRAPEWPRRASCTSSTGSKRGSVDTAPSSSVSTPSEPLSPASSLGEERN from the exons TGGGCGGGATCTACACAGTGCTGCAGACGAAGGCAAAGGTGACGGGGGACGAGTGGGGTGACAACTACTACCTGGTGGGACCGTACACGGAGCAGGGCGTGAGGACCCAGGTGGAGCTGCTGGAACCCCCGACCCCGGCCCTGAAGAGGACGCTGGACTCCATGAACAGCAAGGGCTGCAAG GTGTACTTCGGGCGCTGGCTGATTGAGGGGGGCCCCCTGGTGGTGCTCCTCGATGTGGGGGCCTCAGCCTGGGCCCTGGAGCGCTGGAAGGGGGAGCTATGGGACACATGCAACATCGGGGTGCCCTGGTACGACCGGGAGGCCAACGACGCCGTCCTTTTTGGCTTCCTCACCACCTGGTTCCTGGGTGAG TTCCTGGCCCAGAGCGAGGAGAAACCACACGTGGTCGCACACTTCCACGAGTGGTTGGCAGGTGTCGGGCTCTGCCTGTGCCGCGCCCGGCGGCTGCCCGTGGCTACCATCTTCACCACCCACGCCACGCTGCTGGGGCGATACCTGTGTGCTGGGGCTGTGGACTTCTACAACAACCTGGAGAAT TTCAACGTGGACAAAGAAGCAGGTGAGAGGCAAATCTATCACCGCTACTGCATGGAGCGGGCCGCAGCCCACTGCGCTCATGTCTTCACTACTGTGTCCCAGATTACCGCCATTGAGGCTCAGCACCTACTCAAAAGGAAACCAG ATATCGTGACCCCCAATGGACTGAATGTGAAGAAATTCTCTGCCATGCATGAGTTCCAGAACCTCCATGCTCAGAGCAAGGCTCGAATCCAGGAGTTTGTGCGGGGCCATTTTTATGG GCACCTAGACTTCAACTTGGACAAGACCTTGTACTTCTTTATCGCCGGCCGCTATGAGTTCTCCAACAAGGGGGCCGACGTCTTCCTGGAGGCCTTGGCCCGGCTCAACTATCTGCTCAGA GTGAATGGCAGTGAGCAGACGGTGGTCGCCTTCTTCATCATGCCGGCTCGGACCAACAATTTCAACGTGGAAACCCTTAAGGGCCAGGCCGTGCGCAAGCAGCTTTG GGATACGGCCAACACAGTGAAGGAAAAGTTTGGGAGGAAGCTTTACGAATCCTTGCTGGT GGGGAGCCTCCCAGACATGAACAAGATGCTGGACAAGGAGGACTTCACTATGATGAAGAGAGCTATCTTTGCCACACAG CGGCAATCTTTCCCTCCTGTGTGCACCCACAATATGCTGGATGACTCCTCAGACCCCATCTTGACAACCATCCGCCGAATCGGCCTCTTTAATAGTAGTGCTGACAGAGTCAAG GTGATTTTTCACCCGGAGTTCCTGTCTTCTACGAGCCCTCTGCTCCCTGTGGACTATGAGGAATTTGTCCGTGGCTGCCACCTTGGGGTCTTCCCCTCCTACTATGAGCCTTGGGGCTACACACCAG CTGAATGCACGGTAATGGGTATCCCCAGTGTCTCCACCAACCTCTCCGGATTCGGCTGCTTCATGGAGGAACACATCGCAGACCCCTCAGCTTACG GTATCTACATTCTGGACCGGCGATTCCGCAGTCTGGATGATTCCTGCTCGCAGCTCACCTCCTTCCTCTACAGTTTCTGCCAGCAGAGCCGAAGGCAGCGCATTATCCAGCGGAACCGAACGGAGCGCCTCTCTGACCTTCTGGACTGGAAATACCTAGGCCGG TACTACATGTCAGCGCGCCACATGGCGCTGGCCAAGGCCTTTCCAGAATACTTCACCTACGAGCCTCACGAGGCTGACGCG ACCCAGGGCTACCGCTACCCACGGCCAGCCTCAGTGCCACCATCACCCTCGCTGTCGCGACACTCCAGCCCGCACCAAAGCGAGGATGAGGAGGAACCCCGGGACTTACCACCTGATGAAGATGACGAGCGCTACGACGAGGACGAGGAGGCCGCCAAGGACCGGCGCAACATCCGCGCCCCCGAGTGGCCACGCCGCGCCTCCTGCACCTCTTCCACCGGGAGCAAGCGTGGGTCTGTGGACACAGCGCCCTCCAGCTCAGTCAGCACCCCCAGCGAACCCCTTAGCCCCGCCAGCTCCCTGGGCGAGGAACGCAACTAA